From the Pseudomonas syringae KCTC 12500 genome, the window AGCGGAGCACGTTGCTCAGCCTTTGTTCAGGGCTTCGGCCTGTGCCAATACTTCAGCCACATGGCCAGGCACTTTCACGCCGCGCCATTCCTGACGCAGTACGCCTTCCTTGTCGATCAGGAAGGTGCTGCGGTCTACGCCCAGGTATTCCTTACCGTAGAGCTTCTTGAGCTTGATGACGTCGAACAGCTGGCAGACGGCTTCGTCCTTGTCCGAAATCAGCTCGAACGGGAAAGACTGCTTGGCCTTGAAGTTTTCGTGGGTCTTCAGGCTGTCGCGCGAAACACCGAGGACAACCGTGTTGGCTGCCTGAAACTGCGCGATATGGTCACGAAAGTCCTGGCCCTGCGTGGTGCAGCCGGGCGTGTTGTCTTTCGGATAGAAATAAATCACCACCTGCTGACCTTTGAGCGCAGACAGCTCGACAGTCTGTCCGCTGGTAGCGGGTGCCTGAAAATCGGGAACCGGATGATCTACTGTGACAGTCATGAGGACTCCTTACATTGGGGCTTGTGGGCGCCAGGGTTCGATCAGTGCGTCCAGATTCAACGCGTCGGCGAAATCGAGGAATTGATCACGCAACCAACTGATCTGTGTCCCGGCAGGCAGTGTCACCGTAAACGTGGCATTGAGCATGGTGCCGCCGGTCTGCGGGGCCTGATAGGTGTCGCAGATCAGGTTCTCCAGCTCGACGTTGTGGTCGATGAAGAACTGGCACAGCTCATTGATGATGTCCGGGCGGTACGCCGAGCTGACGTAGGCCACGTAGGGCAGGGCTTCAGGGCGGTTCTCCAGAGTGGCGCTGCGCACGACGCTGGTCGTGAACGCATGCTTCTTGGAGAGGCTCGACAGACCGGTTTCAAGGCGCGCCAGAGCGTCCCAACTGCCCGACACCTGAAGAATCAGCGCACTGCACTCGCCGTGGCGGGTGAGACGCGAGGTGACGACCGAGCAGCGGTTTTCATGGCTGGCGCGGCACAGGACGTTGGTCAGCTCCATGGGGTTTGCGCCAAGGGCACTGATGACAAGGAATTGTTCGCGAACTGTGGGGGTGGACGACATGCAGCATTCCTAGACGATGAGCGGTCGGTACTTTTTCGGACTTGCGGGGCTGTTTCGACAATCGATGGCGCAAGATTACTTGCCGGGTCCCTCGGCGCCTGGCTCGCATGGATATACCATGACTGGGCTGGAGTGCGCTGGGGCGGGGCTTCTGGCGACAAATTCGACCGATTGAGCGAGGTGCGCAGGTGACCAGTACCGATCAAAGGACGAAGGGTAGCGAAAACCATCGCTCAGGGGAATGCTCAGAGCGCGGTACTTCGCTTGTACAAGGCTGATAGCGCCAGTACCATTACGGCTCTCTTTTTCCGGCAGGAGCGGTTGCATGATTGCGGGCAGTATGGTGGCACTGGTCACACCAATGGATGCACAAGGTCGTCTGGACTGGGACAGCCTGAGCAAACTGGTTGACTTCCACTTGCAAGAGGGCACCCACGCCATTGTTGCCGTAGGCACCACCGGTGAATCGGCGACGCTGGATGTGAACGAACACATCGAAGTCATCCGCCGGGTGGTCACTCAGGTTGCAGGTCGCATTCCGGTCATCGCCGGTACAGGCGCCAATTCGACGCGTGAAGCCGTCGAACTGACCACCAACGCCAAAAATGCGGGTGCCGACGCGTGCCTGCTGGTGACGCCTTACTACAACAAGCCGACTCAGGAAGGCCTGTTCCAGCATTTCAGCCACATCGCCAATGCTGTCGACATCCCGCAGATCCTCTACAACGTACCGGGCCGTACGGCCTGCGACATGCTGCCAGAGACCGTTGCGCGTCTGTCGACGGTAAAAAACATCGTTGGTATCAAGGAAGCCACCGGCAACCTGCAACGCGCCAAGGACATCCTGGCCAGCGTCAGCAGCGATTTTCTGGTGTACTCCGGCGACGACGCTACAGCAGTCGAATTGATGCTGCTGGGCGGCAAGGGCAATATTTCCGTGACCGCCAACGTTGCACCGCGCGCCATGAGCGATCTGTGCGCAGCGGCCATGCGTGGCGATGCGCAAACGGCCCGGGCGATTCACGAAAAGCTCATGCCGCTCAACAACACCCTGTTCATCGAATCCAACCCTATCCCCGTGAAGTGGGCATTGCATGAAATGGGTTTGATGCCAGACGGTATCCGTCTGCCGCTTACCTGGCTCAGCGAAGCCTGTCATGAACCGCTGCGTCAGGCCATGCGCCAGTCCGGCGTCCTGGTTTAATTGAGGAAGTATCACGCAATGAAGCGATTGGCCGGACTTTCCGCACTTGCTCTTATTATCTCCAGCACCAGCGGTTGCGGTTGGCTCTGGGGCGAAGATGGTTACTTCCGTGATCGCGGCAGTGATTACCTCCAGGCGACCCAGACCCCACCCATGCAGTTGCCTGCCGATGTTACCGGCGTCAAGCGTCTGGATCCTTTGCTGCCGATCCCGCGTAACGTGGCTGACAGCACCCAGAAAGACGGCGAGTACATCGTGCCCCGTCCTCAGCCGCTGGGCACGACTTCCGAGTCGAGCGACTTCAGCCTGCAGAAGAGTGGTGATGCGCACTGGATCCTGGCTCAGCGTCAGCCAGCCGAAGTCTGGCCGGTGGCCCACCAGTATTTCGAAGACAACGGTTTCCGTATCGCCGAAGAGCGTCCACAGACGGGCGAATTCAGCTCCTCGTGGCAGCGCCTCGATGAGCTGTCCGCTTCGGTGGCCAAGCGTCTGAGCGCTGCCGGCGTCTCGGCCGACTCGGAAACCCGTGTACGGGTTCGCATCGAGCCGGGCGTGCAGCGCAATACCAGTGAAGTCTACGTGGTCAGCGTCGAGCGTCCTGCCGGCAGCACTGCCGACGTGGCCTTCCCGACGCGCACCACCAACCTGGGCCTTGATGCCGCACTGACCGACGATCTGCTGGCCAGCATGGGCCGCAACGCCGAGAAGGGCGGTTCGATTTCCCTGCTGGCGGCACGTGACTACGACACCCCAAGCCGTGTTGCCTTGAGCGAAGACGGCAGCGCCAACCCGGTCTTGAACCTCGGTGCCGATCTGGACCGCGCATGGTCGAGCGTTGGTCGTGCGCTGGATCAGGGCGACTGGCGTGTCGAGGACATCAACCGCAGCCTGGGCCTGTACTACATCAACCTGGCTGAAAAAGCCAAGACGCCTGAAAACGAGCCTGGTTTCTTCGGCCGCATGTTTGGCAGCAAGTCGACCAAGGAAGAGATCGATGCCCGCGCCGAGCGCTATCAGGTCCGCCTGAGCAAGGTCGGTGACAACGTTCAAGTGACCGTCGAGAAGAACATCAACACCGTCGCACCTGCGGATATCGCACGTCGGGTGTTGAGCGTTATTCAAGACAACCTGGGTTAAGTGCGTTTCGCGGTTCTCGGCAGCGGCAGTCGTGGCAACGGCACGCTGGTCGCAAGCAACGATACGTACGTACTGGTCGATTGCGGTTTCTCCCTGCGGGAAACCGAACGGCGCCTGGCTCGGCTGGGCGTCTCGGCAAGCCAGCTGAGCGCCATACTGGTGACCCACGAACATGCCGATCATGTGCATGGCGTGGGTTTGCTGTCGCGGCGCTACAATGTGCCGGTCTACCTCAGCAGCGGGACATTGCGCGGAATGCGCAAACCGGTGGAAATTGCCGGCCTGCTGGCAGGCGGGGAGAGTCTGCAGATCGGCGCACTGGACATCGACGTGGTGTCGGTCGCTCACGATGCACTGGAACCGACGCAGTTCGTCTTCAGTGACGGCAAGCGCCGCTTTGGCCTGCTGACCGACCTTGGCTCTTACTGCTCCAACGTATTACAGCGTTATCAAGGCCTGGATGCCTTGATGATCGAGGCCAATCACTGTCGCGACATGCTTGCCCGAGGCCAGTATCCGGTCTTTCTCAAGCAACGCGTTGGCTGTGAAACCGGTCATTTGAACAACCAT encodes:
- the bamC gene encoding outer membrane protein assembly factor BamC, translated to MKRLAGLSALALIISSTSGCGWLWGEDGYFRDRGSDYLQATQTPPMQLPADVTGVKRLDPLLPIPRNVADSTQKDGEYIVPRPQPLGTTSESSDFSLQKSGDAHWILAQRQPAEVWPVAHQYFEDNGFRIAEERPQTGEFSSSWQRLDELSASVAKRLSAAGVSADSETRVRVRIEPGVQRNTSEVYVVSVERPAGSTADVAFPTRTTNLGLDAALTDDLLASMGRNAEKGGSISLLAARDYDTPSRVALSEDGSANPVLNLGADLDRAWSSVGRALDQGDWRVEDINRSLGLYYINLAEKAKTPENEPGFFGRMFGSKSTKEEIDARAERYQVRLSKVGDNVQVTVEKNINTVAPADIARRVLSVIQDNLG
- a CDS encoding MBL fold metallo-hydrolase → MRFAVLGSGSRGNGTLVASNDTYVLVDCGFSLRETERRLARLGVSASQLSAILVTHEHADHVHGVGLLSRRYNVPVYLSSGTLRGMRKPVEIAGLLAGGESLQIGALDIDVVSVAHDALEPTQFVFSDGKRRFGLLTDLGSYCSNVLQRYQGLDALMIEANHCRDMLARGQYPVFLKQRVGCETGHLNNHQAASLVSELGWQDLQHLVLAHLSSKNNLPHLARQCFVDTLGCDPDWLQLADQDSGLDWRHIA
- a CDS encoding peroxiredoxin, with protein sequence MTVTVDHPVPDFQAPATSGQTVELSALKGQQVVIYFYPKDNTPGCTTQGQDFRDHIAQFQAANTVVLGVSRDSLKTHENFKAKQSFPFELISDKDEAVCQLFDVIKLKKLYGKEYLGVDRSTFLIDKEGVLRQEWRGVKVPGHVAEVLAQAEALNKG
- a CDS encoding glycine cleavage system protein R, which produces MSSTPTVREQFLVISALGANPMELTNVLCRASHENRCSVVTSRLTRHGECSALILQVSGSWDALARLETGLSSLSKKHAFTTSVVRSATLENRPEALPYVAYVSSAYRPDIINELCQFFIDHNVELENLICDTYQAPQTGGTMLNATFTVTLPAGTQISWLRDQFLDFADALNLDALIEPWRPQAPM
- the dapA gene encoding 4-hydroxy-tetrahydrodipicolinate synthase, which gives rise to MIAGSMVALVTPMDAQGRLDWDSLSKLVDFHLQEGTHAIVAVGTTGESATLDVNEHIEVIRRVVTQVAGRIPVIAGTGANSTREAVELTTNAKNAGADACLLVTPYYNKPTQEGLFQHFSHIANAVDIPQILYNVPGRTACDMLPETVARLSTVKNIVGIKEATGNLQRAKDILASVSSDFLVYSGDDATAVELMLLGGKGNISVTANVAPRAMSDLCAAAMRGDAQTARAIHEKLMPLNNTLFIESNPIPVKWALHEMGLMPDGIRLPLTWLSEACHEPLRQAMRQSGVLV